The Arcobacter porcinus sequence TCAAACTCTGTTGTCATTTTTTCTGGATTTGTTACAAAATATGGACTTAAGTATCCTCTATCAAACTGCATTCCTTCTACAACATCTAGCTCATCTGAAATACCTTTTGCTTCTTCAACAGTAATAACACCATCTTTTCCAACTTTTTCCATAGCTTCAGCAATCATTTTTCCAATAGCACTATCTGAGTTTGCAGAAATTGTAGCAACTTGCTCAATCTCAGTTTTGTTTTCAACAACTCTTGAAGACTTTTTAAGTTCAACTAAAATAGCTTCACAAGCTTTATCCATTCCTCTTTTTAAAGATATTGGATTTGCACCTGCTGTTACATTTCTAAGACCTTCTTTGAAAATTGAATGAGCTAAAACTGTTGCTGTTGTTGTACCATCTCCAGCTTCATCAGCTGTTTTACTTGCAACTTCTTTTACAAGTTGAGCACCCATATTTTCTAAAGTATCAGCTAATTCAATCTCTCTTGCTACACTTACACCATCTTTTGTAATTGTTGGAGCACCAAAAGATTTTTGTAGTAATACATTTCTTCCTCTTGGTCCCATTGTTACTTTTACAGCATCAGCTAACTTTTCAACACCTGCAAAAAGTCTGTTTCTTGCATTATCACTAAATATAATCTCTTTTGCCATATCATCTTTCCTTTTTTATTAATCTCTGTTTTAGTTTAAATTTTATTTTTTTAATAGTTTTACATAAATGAATAGATTGCTTTAGCAATCTATTTCAATTACATAACTCCTAAAATATTTTCAATATTTAATACAAGGTAATCTTTACCATCAATTTTTATCTCTGTTCCTCTATATTGTTCAAATATAATAGTATCTCCAACTTTTATATCTTCAACTTTATTTCCAATTGCAAGAACTTTTGCACTTGCTGGTTTCTCTTTCGCATTATCTGGAATTATAATTCCACTTGCAGTTTTGTTCTCAATTTCAGTTCTTTCAACAAGAACTCTCTCACCTAGTGGTTTAAAATTCATTTTCTTTCCTTTTTATATATTTAGCTTAAAACTTAGCACTTACTAGTTTTAAGTGCCAAATTTTATTAAATTTTTTCTTTTTTGTCAAGAACCTTTAGTCAATTTAACTAAGAGTTATATTTTTTATGTCTATTTATATAGTTTAATAGTAAGTTTTCTAAAGAATTTTTGATATCTTCATCAAAACTTTCAAGTTTTTCTATACATTTTTGTGCAAGTTTATCTGCACTTTTAATACTCTCTTCAAGTCCTAAAAGATTTACAAAAGAGTTTTTAAAAGTATCATTTTGAGTTGTTTTTCCAGCCTCTTCGCTAGAAGCTAACTCATCAATAATATCATCTTGTATTTGAAAAAGTAATCCTATATCAAGTCCAAAATTGTATAACTCTTCTTTTGTATCTTCATCAAGCTCAACTATTGTTGCACCCATTTTTAAACTCGTTGCAATCAGTTTTGCTGTTTTATGTGTATGCAAAAATTCTAATCTATCCAAGCTTATTTTTTGCTTTTCAAAAAAACAATCTATTGCTTGACCAATTATCATTCCATCAATTCCACCATCACTTGATAAAAGTTTTATTAACTCAACTTTTATATCATTATGAAGTGATGCATTTGCAATTAAATTAAAACTATGAGTATTTAAAGCATCTCCAACTAAAATAGCTGTAACTTCATCATATTTTTTATGTAAAGTCTCAAAACCTCTTCTTAAATCAGAATTATCCATTGAAGGTAAATCATCGTGAATCAAAGAGTATGTATGTAAAAACTCTATTGCTAAAGCAACACTCATACTATTTTGGATTAATAGTGGTTTTTTTGAGTTTACAAGAGCTAAAAGAAGCATTGGTCTAAATCTTTTACCGCCTGCTTTTAACATATATCCTAAAGCATCTTCAAAATATGGATGAAAAGAGTTACTTTTTGGAAGATTATTTAATAGATACTCTTCAAATTTTTCTTGTAATTTCTCCATACTATTTTTGTCCAAAGCTACCTAAATTTCCCATAAGATTCATAGCCATTCTTTTTTTATTCTCTTCACTTTGTTTTATAATATCATTCATACAAGAGATTAGAAGTATTTGTAGTGAATCTTTATCTTCAAGAAGTGAATCATCAATTTTTAAATCAACAACTTCAGAGTTTCCATTTATAGAGATTTCTACCATTCCACCACCAGCTTTTGCAGTAAAAAGTTCAGACGCATTTTTACTCTCTTGCTCTTTTGCCATATCTTGGAATTTATTTATCATATCTCCAAGATTTAGGTTTTTTAAATCAATTCCATCAAACATCTTTACTTCCTACTAACTCATTTGTAATTAACTCAATATTGTTTTTATCATCAACCAAAACAACTGTTGGTTTATAGTTTTTTAACTCTTCTTCACTATATGTAGCATAAGCAATAACAATTATTTTATCTCCAACAGATACTTTTCTTGCAGCTGCTCCATTTAAGCACATATCTTTTTGTCCAAATTTACCTTTTATAACATAAGTTTGGAATCTCTCTCCATTGTTAATATTTACAATATCAACTTTTTGTCCAACTCTTAAATTTGAAGCATTCATAAGCTCTTCATCAATAGTAATAGAACCAACATAATTTAAATTTGCATCACTAACTGTTGCTCTGTGAATTTTGCTATATAACATCTCAAATGTCATAATAAATTTCCTTATCTTTTTTATTAATTTATTTTAGTTGAATTTTAGCACTTTATCTTTAAAACACTATTTTATCTACTTTTTAAAGCTATTATAATATACTAAAAATCTAAAAAATCTTATTAAAGGATATAAGTGAAAAAGATTATTTTTCTATTAATTGCTCTTTTCTCTTTTGCAATAGCAAAAGATCCAATTGCAATTTTTAATACAAATTTAGGTGAATTTAAAGTTGAGTTAAAACCATCTTTAGCTCCAAAAGCAGTTGAGAACTTTATAGCTCTTTCAAAAAAAGATTACTACAATGGTACTATTTTTCATAGAGTTATAAAAGGATTTATGATTCAAGGTGGGGATCCAACAGGAACAGGTGCTGGTGGAGAATCTATTTGGGGTCAATATTTTGAAGATGAATTCTCTCCAAATGCTCTTTTTGATAAACCATATATTTTAGCTATGGCAAATAGAGGAAAAAATACAAATGGAAGTCAATTCTTTATAACAACTGTTCCTACATATTGGCTAAATGGAAATCACTCAATATTTGGTTATGTTATAGAAGGTTTTGAAACTGTGAAAAAAATTGAAGGTGTGCAAACTGCTGGAAGATATGGTGCAGATAAACCACTTTCTGATGTAGTAATAAATAGTATTAAAATAGAAGAGTAATTTCTTCTATTTTAGTCTTCTAATTCGTCTTTATGAACTACTCTTTCAATATCCATTAAAACTAACATTTGGTTATCATTTAATCTTACATAACCTTTTAAATATTTTGCAGGAATAGCAGAACCCATTTCAGCAACTGGTGCAAGCATATTTGTATCTATTTTTTGAACATCATCAACTAAATCTACAACTATTCCTATCATTCTTTTATCTTCAGTTATAACTGTAATAATAGATGTATTTTCATCATATACAGCTGGTCCTGTGTTAAATTTTATTCTAATATCTAAAATAGGAACAACTTCACCTCTTGAGTTTATCAAACCTTTTACCCAATCAGAAGTATTTGGAAGAGTTGTTATATGTTCTGGATATGTTAATATCTCTTTAATTTTTGGTAACTCAATAGCATATTTCATCTTTCCAAGTTCAAATGTCATAAATTCTGTTATATTTACACTTTGATTTTTTCTTGAGCTTTTTTCCATTTTATTTATCCTTGTTTATAAATATTTTCAAAATTGTAATATTATACTTGTTGTTTACTTAAACTAATAATTTTTGCAATAGCTTTTACTTTGGCTGTTTGTAGTTCTATTGTATCGTTAATTTCTAATTTTTCTAAATCTGTTAAACTATTATTTTTTGATATTTGTACAAAAGATATTTTGTCTTTTTTACTAGGATTATTTAATTCATAATT is a genomic window containing:
- a CDS encoding chemotaxis protein CheW, whose amino-acid sequence is MEKSSRKNQSVNITEFMTFELGKMKYAIELPKIKEILTYPEHITTLPNTSDWVKGLINSRGEVVPILDIRIKFNTGPAVYDENTSIITVITEDKRMIGIVVDLVDDVQKIDTNMLAPVAEMGSAIPAKYLKGYVRLNDNQMLVLMDIERVVHKDELED
- a CDS encoding peptidylprolyl isomerase — translated: MKKIIFLLIALFSFAIAKDPIAIFNTNLGEFKVELKPSLAPKAVENFIALSKKDYYNGTIFHRVIKGFMIQGGDPTGTGAGGESIWGQYFEDEFSPNALFDKPYILAMANRGKNTNGSQFFITTVPTYWLNGNHSIFGYVIEGFETVKKIEGVQTAGRYGADKPLSDVVINSIKIEE
- the groES gene encoding co-chaperone GroES encodes the protein MNFKPLGERVLVERTEIENKTASGIIIPDNAKEKPASAKVLAIGNKVEDIKVGDTIIFEQYRGTEIKIDGKDYLVLNIENILGVM
- a CDS encoding YbaB/EbfC family nucleoid-associated protein, which encodes MFDGIDLKNLNLGDMINKFQDMAKEQESKNASELFTAKAGGGMVEISINGNSEVVDLKIDDSLLEDKDSLQILLISCMNDIIKQSEENKKRMAMNLMGNLGSFGQK
- a CDS encoding polyprenyl synthetase family protein, with the translated sequence MEKLQEKFEEYLLNNLPKSNSFHPYFEDALGYMLKAGGKRFRPMLLLALVNSKKPLLIQNSMSVALAIEFLHTYSLIHDDLPSMDNSDLRRGFETLHKKYDEVTAILVGDALNTHSFNLIANASLHNDIKVELIKLLSSDGGIDGMIIGQAIDCFFEKQKISLDRLEFLHTHKTAKLIATSLKMGATIVELDEDTKEELYNFGLDIGLLFQIQDDIIDELASSEEAGKTTQNDTFKNSFVNLLGLEESIKSADKLAQKCIEKLESFDEDIKNSLENLLLNYINRHKKYNS
- the panD gene encoding aspartate 1-decarboxylase: MTFEMLYSKIHRATVSDANLNYVGSITIDEELMNASNLRVGQKVDIVNINNGERFQTYVIKGKFGQKDMCLNGAAARKVSVGDKIIVIAYATYSEEELKNYKPTVVLVDDKNNIELITNELVGSKDV